In the Scyliorhinus torazame isolate Kashiwa2021f chromosome 4, sScyTor2.1, whole genome shotgun sequence genome, one interval contains:
- the LOC140411566 gene encoding ciliary neurotrophic factor-like encodes MAARTLLGTARVHRNTLIETLKSCIELGRNLRPKADETMRLYDQCQGLTEKMTSGLTMSEADGIPLAGTSRWAELSDQERLSENFRAYKVFSSYLRLALKNVPDCARYPRLPDSVMDLCTKAESLLVLISQLMMAMSLPVPSVRVPQVEAPKDWDKKIWGHKVLRELGNWSLRSVRDFNRLKSNLSTSRARRRHLRGAQLR; translated from the exons ATGGCAGCCCGAACGCTGCTGGGGACAGCTCGGGTTCACAGGAACACATTAATCGAGACTTTAAAGAGCTGCATTGAACTGGGCAGGAACCTCAGACCCAAGGCGGACGAGACGATGAGATTATAC GACCAGTGCCAGGGTTTGACGGAGAAGATGACCAGTggcctgacaatgtcggaggcggacGGGATCCCTCTGGCCGGGACCAGCCGCTGGGCCGAGCTGTCCGATCAGGAGCGGCTGAGCGAGAACTTCCGTGCCTATAAGGTCTTCAGCAGCTACCTGCGGCTGGCCCTGAAGAACGTACCGGACTGCGCCAGGTACCCGAGGCTTCCCGACTCCGTGATGGACCTGTGCACCAAGGCCGAGAGCTTGCTGGTGCTGATCAGCCAGCTGATGATGGCCATGAGCTTGCCCGTGCCCTCGGTGAGAGTGCCGCAGGTCGAGGCGCCCAAGGACTGGGACAAGAAGATCTGGGGTCACAAGGTGCTGCGGGAGCTGGGCAATTGGTCGCTCCGCTCTGTGCGTGATTTCAACAGGCTGAAGAGTAACCTGTCCACCAGCCGAGCCCGGAGGAGGCACCTGAGGGGGGCCCAGCTGAGGTAA